TGCTGAGCAGCTGCCGGATCAGCCCCTCGGTCTCCGGATACTGTCCCTCGCCCGCGGAGGCGAACCGGACCGTCCCGGTGGAGTCGATGAGGTAGTCGGCCGGCCAGGACTCGTTCGAGTAGTTGTTCCAGGTCCCGTAGTCGTTGTCGAGCGCGACCGGGTACTGGATGCCGAGCCGCTTCGCCCCGGCCGCGACGTTCCCCGGCACGTGCTCGAACGCGTACTCCGGGGTGTGCACGCCGATCACCACGAACCCGTCCGACTTGTACGCCGAGTACCAGGCATTCACGTGCGCGATCGCCCGCTGGCAGTTGATGCAGGAGTACGCCCAGAAGTCGACCAGCACGACCTTCCCCTTGAGCGCGGCGAGGTCCAGCCCGCTGCCGTTCGGGGTGTTCAGCCAGGTCGAGATGCCGGCCAGGGGCGGCGCGGTGCCGCAGCTGTGCAGGGCCGGCGCCGCGTCCGGGTCGCCCTCGCAGGCGCCGAGGTCGGCCCCGCTGCCGGAGGAGCCGAGCGCCTTGGACGTGTCGCCGGTGTGCAGGTCCTTGTTCAGCGCGGCGGTGTAGTCCGGCACCGCGCGCTGGATCGCGTCGGTCACGTTGAACGTCAGCGCGACCGCGAGGCCGATGACCACGACGCCCGCGACCATCCGGATCCGGGTCTGGTGCCGCCGGAACGTCCGCAGCCGCTCGGCCAGCTGCCGCCCGGCCAGCGCGAAACCCAGCAGCGGCAGCGCCGTCCCGACCGCGAACGCGATCGTGAGCACGACCGTGCCGCCGCCGATCCGGCCGGTCGCGCCGGCCACCGTGATCGCGGCCAGCACCGGGCCCGCGCAGGGCACGTAGACCGCACCGAGGGCGAGGCCGAGCACGAACGAGCCGCGGTCGGTGCCGTTGGCCCGGCGCGGGATCCGCGCGAACGGCCGCTCCAGCACCTGCTCGACCCGCGGCACGATCATCCCGATGCCGAGCAGCACCAGCAGCACCAGCCCGGCCCAGCGGATGATGTCCTGCGGCAGCGGCAGCGCCCGCAGGATCAGCGTGCCCAGCAGCGTGAACAACGCGAAGCTCAGCGCCAGCCCGGCCACCACCAGGTACGGCCGGCGCTGGTCCGCCTCGGTCGGCGGCGGTCCCTCCGGTGGCGGCAACGCACCGCCGGCGAGCACCCTCTGCCGGGCCCTGCGGGCCGCCTTCTGCTCGGCCGCGGTCTCCTGCCGGGCGCCCTGGGCGCCGCCGGACAGGAAGATCACCGGCAGCACCGGCAGCACGCAGGGCGAGATCCCGGTGATCAACCCGCCCACGAGACCGATCAGCGCGAGCGTGATCACAGTGCGTCCTCGGATCCACGGGCCGTGCGGGGGCGGCTGGCGTCACTCACGTACCGAGACTACGGAGCAGACCTGCTGGACGGCTCAATCGCTGCGGCCGTCGTCAGCTCCCCGTAAGATTCGGCCGATTGGCAAAAGTCCAATTGCCCAGCGGAAAACCCTGTTGCCTCCACCCGGGGAAAGGCAGCGGCAACAGGGCGTAATTGCTCCCGTGCAGTTATTCCGGTCAGGTCGCGAGCAGCCGCTCGAAGAACGACCGGTACCGCTGGAATGCCGTCCGCAGGTCGTCGGTCGGCACGTCGTCGCCGCGGTCCCACTGGCCCTCGAGCCGGCCACGCTCGTCGGCGAACGTCTTGGCCAGGTGCTGCATGAGCTCGGCGACCAGGCTGTCGGCCTGCTCGACCGCGTTGCGGGGCTCGTCCACGAACCCGGTCTGGACGTCCGTCCAGCGGGCCCGGTAGCCCTCGGTCTGGTCGGCCGGCAGCAGCGGGCCGGCCTCGGTCTTCCCGCCGGCGCCGGTCGTCCCCGCGCTGGTCGTGCTCGCGGCCGTACCGGTGCTCGCGGCCGTACCGGTGCTCGCGGCCGTGCCGGTGGCGGCCACCGGGCCGGTGTCCGCCGGGACGCCGGTCGGAGCCGGGGTCGCGGCCGCGTCGGGGACGACGCCGGCCGGGCTGTCGTCGGCGCGCACGCCGTCCGGGTCGACGCTGGTGGCGCCGGTCCGGTCGTCGAACGCGGCCGGGTCCCGGTCCACCGCGTCGCGGTCCCCGAAGCCGTCGCGGTCGCCGTCGCCGTCGCCGTCGTGGTCGCGGTCGCCGAGGCCGCCGCGGTCCGTGTCGACCGTGTCCCGGTCGCCGAAGTCGCCCGCGGCACCGTCCCGGGCTCCGGCGTCGGTGCCGAGCCGGTCCTGGGAGTCGACGACCCGGTCGCCGAACCCGCCGTCCGTCGAGTCGTCCGCCCGGTCCCCGTACGAGCTGTCGCGGTCGTCGTCCGGGGCCGTGTCGGCCGGGTGCTGCCCGGCCAGGTCGGCCGTGCTCAGGTCCTCACGTCGGTCGTTCACTGGTGGGCCTCCTTCTTGCGATCGTCTCCGTCGACGTCCAACAGCTGCGAGAACAGCGAGCGGTAGTGCACGAACGCCTGCCGGAGGTCGTCGGTGCTGGCCAGCCCCTGCTCGTTCGCGCGATGAAGCGCGTGCGCGGCGCGGTAGTTCTCGGCGACGTCCGGGTGGTCGACCGAGACGTCGGCCGCCTGCCGGTCGAAGTCGTCCTCGACCGGGTAGCCGCGGTCCTTCATGACCCGCGTCACCAGCACGTCGGCCTCCCGGGTCGCCCCGGTCGGGTCGTCGACGAACTTGGCCTGGGTCGTCCGCCACTCCTGCTGGTACTGCGCCTGCGCGGCCGGGTCGAGCTCGACGATGTCGAGCTCCTGCCGGCGGTGCCGGCGGTCGGCCAGGTCGGACTCGGCGGACTTGCGGTCGCCGGACCGGGCCAGCGTGCGCTCGTACTCGGGCCCGAACTGGTCGCGCAGGCCCTGCGTCCGCTTTCGTTGCGCCAGCACGACGGCCAGCGCCACGATCACCACCACGATGACGATAATCGCGATCAGTACGCCAGTGTTCATGATCGCTCCTAGCGAATGGAGAGAAGCGCCTTGGGGGGAGTCGCTTTCTCCGCCGAATTACCCGGGGCGGGGGACCGCAAAACTCGATAAACC
Above is a genomic segment from Mycobacteriales bacterium containing:
- a CDS encoding cytochrome c biogenesis protein CcdA, which translates into the protein MITLALIGLVGGLITGISPCVLPVLPVIFLSGGAQGARQETAAEQKAARRARQRVLAGGALPPPEGPPPTEADQRRPYLVVAGLALSFALFTLLGTLILRALPLPQDIIRWAGLVLLVLLGIGMIVPRVEQVLERPFARIPRRANGTDRGSFVLGLALGAVYVPCAGPVLAAITVAGATGRIGGGTVVLTIAFAVGTALPLLGFALAGRQLAERLRTFRRHQTRIRMVAGVVVIGLAVALTFNVTDAIQRAVPDYTAALNKDLHTGDTSKALGSSGSGADLGACEGDPDAAPALHSCGTAPPLAGISTWLNTPNGSGLDLAALKGKVVLVDFWAYSCINCQRAIAHVNAWYSAYKSDGFVVIGVHTPEYAFEHVPGNVAAGAKRLGIQYPVALDNDYGTWNNYSNESWPADYLIDSTGTVRFASAGEGQYPETEGLIRQLLSSASPGRTLPKATQVPDNTPTSNMSPETYLGSARAQYYQGDQLGNGTKSFSYPQNVQLGYFALTGTWAVDDESITARNDAGIALNFLAEDIYLDVSGTGTLTVTVDGKTTTYQVSGAPNIYPVLHRDTQETGVIKIALSPGISAYSFTFG